In Marmota flaviventris isolate mMarFla1 chromosome 17, mMarFla1.hap1, whole genome shotgun sequence, a single genomic region encodes these proteins:
- the Med24 gene encoding mediator of RNA polymerase II transcription subunit 24 isoform X1 produces the protein MSWRLSASPPQSEVMKVVNLKQAILQAWKERWSDYQWAINMKKFFPKGATWDILNLAEALLEQAMIGPSPNPLILSYLKYAISSQMVSYSSVLTAISKFDDFSRDLCIQALLDIMDMFCDQLSCHGKAEECIGLCRALLSALHWLLRCTAASAERLQEGVEAGTPATGEKQLAMCLQRLENTLSSTKNRALLHIAKLEEASLHTSQGLGQGGTRANQPTASWTAIEHSLLKLGEILANLSNPQLRSQAEQCGTLIRSIPTMLSVHSEQLHKTGFPTVHAVVLLEGTMNLTGETQPMVEQLMMVKRMQHIPTPLFVLEIWKACFVGLIESPEGTEELKWTAFTYLKIPQVLVKLKKYCHGDKDFTEDVNCAFEFLLKLTPLLDKADQRCNCDCTNFLLQECNKQGLLSEANFANLVAKRSADREHAPQQKSSENANIQPNPGLILRAEPTVTNILKTMDADHSKSPEGLLGVLGHMLSGKSLDLLLAAAAATGKLKSFARKFINLNEFTTHGSGESTKTASVRALLFDISFLMLCHVAQTYGSEVILSESSTGAEVPFFETWMQTCMPEEGKILNPDHPCFRPDSTKVESLVALLNNSSEMKLVQMKWHEACLSISAAILEILNAWENGVLAFESIQKITDNIKGKVCSLAVCAVAWLVAHVRMLGLDEREKSLQMIRQLAGPLYSENTLQFYNERVVIMNSILEHMCADVLQQTATQIKFPSTGVDTMPYWNLLPPKRPIKEVLTDIFAKVLEKGWVDSRSIHIFDTLLHMGGVYWFCNNLIKELLKETRKEHTLRAVELLYSIFCLDMQQVTLVLLGHILPGLLTDSSKWHSLMDPPGTALAKLAVWCALSSYSSHKGQASSRQKKRHREDIEDYISLFPLDDMQPSKLMRLLSSNEDNANILSSPTDRSMNSSLSASQLHTVNMRDPLNRVLANLFLLISSILGSRTAGPHTQFVQWFMEECVDCLEQGSRGSILQFMPFTTVSELVKVSAMSSPKVVLAITDLSLPLGRQVAAKAIAAL, from the exons ATGGTGTCCTACTCTTCTGTTCTCACAGCTATCAGTAAG TTTGATGACTTTTCCCGAGACCTGTGTATTCAGGCTTTGCTGGATATCATGGACATGTTTTGTGACCAACTGAG CTGTCACGGCAAAGCAGAGGAGTGCATTGGGCTGTGCCGAGCCCTTCTCAGCGCCCTCCACTGGCTGCTGCGCTGCACCGCGGCCTCTGCAGAGCGGCTCCAGGAAGGAGTGGAGGCCGGCACTCCAGCCACTGGGGAGAAGCAGCTTGCCATGTGCCTGCAGCGCCTGGAGAATACCCTCAGCAGCACCAAGAATCGGGCCCTGCTGCACATCGCCAAACTAGAGGAGGCCT CATTGCATAcatcccagggacttgggcagGGTGGCACCCGAGCCAATCAACCAACAG CCTCCTGGACTGCCATTGAGCATTCGCTCTTGAAGCTTGGGGAGATCCTGGCCAATCTCAGCAACCCCCAGCTCCGGAGCCAGGCTGAACAGTGTGGCACACTCATTAGGAG CATCCCCACCATGCTATCTGTGCACTCAGAGCAGCTGCACAAGACTGGCTTTCCCACTGTGCACGCAGTGGTCTTGCTCGAGGGCACCATGAACCTGACCGGTGAGACGCAGCCCATGGTGGAGCAGCTGATGATGGTGAAGCGCATGCAG CATATCCCCACCCCGCTTTTTGTCCTGGAGATCTGGAAAGCCTGCTTTGTGGGGCTTATTGAGTCTCCTGAGGGCACGGAGGAGCTCAAGTGGACGGCTTTCACCTACCTCAAG ATTCCACAGGTTTTGGTGAAGTTGAAGAAATACTGTCATGGGGACAAG GACTTCACTGAGGATGTCAACTGTGCTTTTGAGTTCCTGCTGAAGCTCACACCCTTGCTGGACAAAGCTGACCAGCGCTGCAA CTGTGACTGTACAAACTTCCTCCTCCAAGAATGTAACAAGCAGGGCCTTCTGTCTGAAGCTAATTTCGCCAACCTTGTAGCCAAGCG CTCAGCAGATCGGGAACATGCACCCCAGCAAAAGTCATCAGAAAATGCCAACATCCAGCCTAATCCCGGGCTCATCCTCCGTGCAGAGCCTACTGTCACAAACATTCTCAAG ACGATGGATGCAGACCATTCCAAGTCCCCAGAGGGGCTGCTGGGGGTCCTGGGACACATGCTGTCTGGGAAGAGCCTGGACTTGttgctggctgctgctgctgccactgggAAGCTTAAATCGTTTGCCCGGAAATTCATCAA TTTGAATGAGTTCACCACCCATGGCAGTGGAGAGAGCA CCAAAACAGCCTCAGTTCGTGCCTTGCTCTTTGATATCTCCTTCCTCATGTTGTGCCATGTGGCCCAGACCTATGGCTCAGAG GTGATTCTGTCAGAGTCAAGCACAGGAGCAGAGGTACCCTTCTTTGAGACCTGGATGCAGACCTGCATGCCGGAGGAGGGCAAGATCCTGAACCCTGACCACCCCTGCTTCCGGCCCGACTCCACCAAAGTGGAATCCTTGGTGGCCCTGCTCAACAACTCCTCAGAGATGAAGCTGGT GCAGATGAAGTGGCACGAAGCTTGTCTGAGCATTTCGGCGGCCATCTTGGAAATCCTCAATGCCTGGGAGAATGGAGTACTAGCCTTCGAGTCCATCCAG AAAATCACTGATAATATCAAGGGAAAGGTATGTAGTCTGGCCGTGTGTGCTGTGGCTTGGCTGGTGGCCCATGTCCGGATGCTGGGGCTGGACGAGCGTGAGAAGTCACTGCAGATGATCCGCCAGCTGGCAGGGCCACTGTATAGTGAGAACACCCTGCAGTTCTACAATGAGAG AGTGGTGATTATGAACTCAATCCTGGAGCACATGTGTGCTGATGTGCTACAGCAGACAGCCACTCAGATCAAGTTCCCATCCACGGGGGTGGACACAATGCCCTACTGGAACCTGCTGCCCCCCAAGCGGCCCATCAAGGAGGTGTTAACAGACATCTTTGCCAAGGTGCTGGAAAAGGGCTGGGTGGACAGCCGCTCCATCCACATCTTCGACACCCTGCTGCACATGGGAGGTGTTTACTGGTTCTGCAACAACCTGATTAAG GAGCTGTTGAAGGAGACTCGGAAGGAGCACACGCTGCGGGCAGTGGAGCTGCTCTATTCCATCTTCTGTCTGGACATGCAGCAAGTGACCCTCGTCCTGCTGGGCCACATCCTGCCTGGCCTGCTCACCGACTCCTCCAAGTGGCACAGCCTCATGGATCCCCCCGGCACTGCACTGGCGAA ACTAGCTGTATGGTGTGCCCTGAGTTCCTACTCCTCCCACAAGGGACAGGCATCCTCCCGCCAAAAGAAGAGACACCGGGAAGACATTGAG GATTACATCAGCCTCTTTCCCTTGGACGACATGCAGCCATCAAAGCTGATGCGACTGCTGAGCTCCAATGAGGACAACGCCAACATCCTCTCCAGTCCCA CTGACCGGTCCATGAACAGCTCCCTCTCAGCCTCTCAGCTCCACACAGTCAACATGAGGGACCCTCTGAACCGAGTCCTGG CCAACCTGTTTCTGCTCATTTCCTCCATCCTGGGCTCCCGCACCGCGGGCCCCCACACCCAGTTTGTGCAGTGGTTCATGGAGGAGTGCGTGGACTGCCTGGAGCAGGGCAGTCGGGGCAGCATCCTGCAGTTCATGCCCTTCACCACT GTTTCAGAACTGGTGAAGGTGTCAGCCATGTCCAGCCCCAAGGTGGTTCTGGCCATCACAGACCTCAGCCTTCCTCTGGGCCGCCAGGTGGCTGCCAAAGCCATTGCTGCTCTCTGA
- the Med24 gene encoding mediator of RNA polymerase II transcription subunit 24 isoform X3 → MGNQHEEILSQRSHLGHSQPEALLEQAMIGPSPNPLILSYLKYAISSQMVSYSSVLTAISKFDDFSRDLCIQALLDIMDMFCDQLSCHGKAEECIGLCRALLSALHWLLRCTAASAERLQEGVEAGTPATGEKQLAMCLQRLENTLSSTKNRALLHIAKLEEASLHTSQGLGQGGTRANQPTASWTAIEHSLLKLGEILANLSNPQLRSQAEQCGTLIRSIPTMLSVHSEQLHKTGFPTVHAVVLLEGTMNLTGETQPMVEQLMMVKRMQHIPTPLFVLEIWKACFVGLIESPEGTEELKWTAFTYLKIPQVLVKLKKYCHGDKDFTEDVNCAFEFLLKLTPLLDKADQRCNCDCTNFLLQECNKQGLLSEANFANLVAKRSADREHAPQQKSSENANIQPNPGLILRAEPTVTNILKTMDADHSKSPEGLLGVLGHMLSGKSLDLLLAAAAATGKLKSFARKFINLNEFTTHGSGESTKTASVRALLFDISFLMLCHVAQTYGSEVILSESSTGAEVPFFETWMQTCMPEEGKILNPDHPCFRPDSTKVESLVALLNNSSEMKLVQMKWHEACLSISAAILEILNAWENGVLAFESIQKITDNIKGKVCSLAVCAVAWLVAHVRMLGLDEREKSLQMIRQLAGPLYSENTLQFYNERVVIMNSILEHMCADVLQQTATQIKFPSTGVDTMPYWNLLPPKRPIKEVLTDIFAKVLEKGWVDSRSIHIFDTLLHMGGVYWFCNNLIKELLKETRKEHTLRAVELLYSIFCLDMQQVTLVLLGHILPGLLTDSSKWHSLMDPPGTALAKLAVWCALSSYSSHKGQASSRQKKRHREDIEDYISLFPLDDMQPSKLMRLLSSNEDNANILSSPTDRSMNSSLSASQLHTVNMRDPLNRVLANLFLLISSILGSRTAGPHTQFVQWFMEECVDCLEQGSRGSILQFMPFTTVSELVKVSAMSSPKVVLAITDLSLPLGRQVAAKAIAAL, encoded by the exons ATGGTGTCCTACTCTTCTGTTCTCACAGCTATCAGTAAG TTTGATGACTTTTCCCGAGACCTGTGTATTCAGGCTTTGCTGGATATCATGGACATGTTTTGTGACCAACTGAG CTGTCACGGCAAAGCAGAGGAGTGCATTGGGCTGTGCCGAGCCCTTCTCAGCGCCCTCCACTGGCTGCTGCGCTGCACCGCGGCCTCTGCAGAGCGGCTCCAGGAAGGAGTGGAGGCCGGCACTCCAGCCACTGGGGAGAAGCAGCTTGCCATGTGCCTGCAGCGCCTGGAGAATACCCTCAGCAGCACCAAGAATCGGGCCCTGCTGCACATCGCCAAACTAGAGGAGGCCT CATTGCATAcatcccagggacttgggcagGGTGGCACCCGAGCCAATCAACCAACAG CCTCCTGGACTGCCATTGAGCATTCGCTCTTGAAGCTTGGGGAGATCCTGGCCAATCTCAGCAACCCCCAGCTCCGGAGCCAGGCTGAACAGTGTGGCACACTCATTAGGAG CATCCCCACCATGCTATCTGTGCACTCAGAGCAGCTGCACAAGACTGGCTTTCCCACTGTGCACGCAGTGGTCTTGCTCGAGGGCACCATGAACCTGACCGGTGAGACGCAGCCCATGGTGGAGCAGCTGATGATGGTGAAGCGCATGCAG CATATCCCCACCCCGCTTTTTGTCCTGGAGATCTGGAAAGCCTGCTTTGTGGGGCTTATTGAGTCTCCTGAGGGCACGGAGGAGCTCAAGTGGACGGCTTTCACCTACCTCAAG ATTCCACAGGTTTTGGTGAAGTTGAAGAAATACTGTCATGGGGACAAG GACTTCACTGAGGATGTCAACTGTGCTTTTGAGTTCCTGCTGAAGCTCACACCCTTGCTGGACAAAGCTGACCAGCGCTGCAA CTGTGACTGTACAAACTTCCTCCTCCAAGAATGTAACAAGCAGGGCCTTCTGTCTGAAGCTAATTTCGCCAACCTTGTAGCCAAGCG CTCAGCAGATCGGGAACATGCACCCCAGCAAAAGTCATCAGAAAATGCCAACATCCAGCCTAATCCCGGGCTCATCCTCCGTGCAGAGCCTACTGTCACAAACATTCTCAAG ACGATGGATGCAGACCATTCCAAGTCCCCAGAGGGGCTGCTGGGGGTCCTGGGACACATGCTGTCTGGGAAGAGCCTGGACTTGttgctggctgctgctgctgccactgggAAGCTTAAATCGTTTGCCCGGAAATTCATCAA TTTGAATGAGTTCACCACCCATGGCAGTGGAGAGAGCA CCAAAACAGCCTCAGTTCGTGCCTTGCTCTTTGATATCTCCTTCCTCATGTTGTGCCATGTGGCCCAGACCTATGGCTCAGAG GTGATTCTGTCAGAGTCAAGCACAGGAGCAGAGGTACCCTTCTTTGAGACCTGGATGCAGACCTGCATGCCGGAGGAGGGCAAGATCCTGAACCCTGACCACCCCTGCTTCCGGCCCGACTCCACCAAAGTGGAATCCTTGGTGGCCCTGCTCAACAACTCCTCAGAGATGAAGCTGGT GCAGATGAAGTGGCACGAAGCTTGTCTGAGCATTTCGGCGGCCATCTTGGAAATCCTCAATGCCTGGGAGAATGGAGTACTAGCCTTCGAGTCCATCCAG AAAATCACTGATAATATCAAGGGAAAGGTATGTAGTCTGGCCGTGTGTGCTGTGGCTTGGCTGGTGGCCCATGTCCGGATGCTGGGGCTGGACGAGCGTGAGAAGTCACTGCAGATGATCCGCCAGCTGGCAGGGCCACTGTATAGTGAGAACACCCTGCAGTTCTACAATGAGAG AGTGGTGATTATGAACTCAATCCTGGAGCACATGTGTGCTGATGTGCTACAGCAGACAGCCACTCAGATCAAGTTCCCATCCACGGGGGTGGACACAATGCCCTACTGGAACCTGCTGCCCCCCAAGCGGCCCATCAAGGAGGTGTTAACAGACATCTTTGCCAAGGTGCTGGAAAAGGGCTGGGTGGACAGCCGCTCCATCCACATCTTCGACACCCTGCTGCACATGGGAGGTGTTTACTGGTTCTGCAACAACCTGATTAAG GAGCTGTTGAAGGAGACTCGGAAGGAGCACACGCTGCGGGCAGTGGAGCTGCTCTATTCCATCTTCTGTCTGGACATGCAGCAAGTGACCCTCGTCCTGCTGGGCCACATCCTGCCTGGCCTGCTCACCGACTCCTCCAAGTGGCACAGCCTCATGGATCCCCCCGGCACTGCACTGGCGAA ACTAGCTGTATGGTGTGCCCTGAGTTCCTACTCCTCCCACAAGGGACAGGCATCCTCCCGCCAAAAGAAGAGACACCGGGAAGACATTGAG GATTACATCAGCCTCTTTCCCTTGGACGACATGCAGCCATCAAAGCTGATGCGACTGCTGAGCTCCAATGAGGACAACGCCAACATCCTCTCCAGTCCCA CTGACCGGTCCATGAACAGCTCCCTCTCAGCCTCTCAGCTCCACACAGTCAACATGAGGGACCCTCTGAACCGAGTCCTGG CCAACCTGTTTCTGCTCATTTCCTCCATCCTGGGCTCCCGCACCGCGGGCCCCCACACCCAGTTTGTGCAGTGGTTCATGGAGGAGTGCGTGGACTGCCTGGAGCAGGGCAGTCGGGGCAGCATCCTGCAGTTCATGCCCTTCACCACT GTTTCAGAACTGGTGAAGGTGTCAGCCATGTCCAGCCCCAAGGTGGTTCTGGCCATCACAGACCTCAGCCTTCCTCTGGGCCGCCAGGTGGCTGCCAAAGCCATTGCTGCTCTCTGA
- the Med24 gene encoding mediator of RNA polymerase II transcription subunit 24 isoform X4, with protein MIGPSPNPLILSYLKYAISSQMVSYSSVLTAISKFDDFSRDLCIQALLDIMDMFCDQLSCHGKAEECIGLCRALLSALHWLLRCTAASAERLQEGVEAGTPATGEKQLAMCLQRLENTLSSTKNRALLHIAKLEEASLHTSQGLGQGGTRANQPTASWTAIEHSLLKLGEILANLSNPQLRSQAEQCGTLIRSIPTMLSVHSEQLHKTGFPTVHAVVLLEGTMNLTGETQPMVEQLMMVKRMQHIPTPLFVLEIWKACFVGLIESPEGTEELKWTAFTYLKIPQVLVKLKKYCHGDKDFTEDVNCAFEFLLKLTPLLDKADQRCNCDCTNFLLQECNKQGLLSEANFANLVAKRSADREHAPQQKSSENANIQPNPGLILRAEPTVTNILKTMDADHSKSPEGLLGVLGHMLSGKSLDLLLAAAAATGKLKSFARKFINLNEFTTHGSGESTKTASVRALLFDISFLMLCHVAQTYGSEVILSESSTGAEVPFFETWMQTCMPEEGKILNPDHPCFRPDSTKVESLVALLNNSSEMKLVQMKWHEACLSISAAILEILNAWENGVLAFESIQKITDNIKGKVCSLAVCAVAWLVAHVRMLGLDEREKSLQMIRQLAGPLYSENTLQFYNERVVIMNSILEHMCADVLQQTATQIKFPSTGVDTMPYWNLLPPKRPIKEVLTDIFAKVLEKGWVDSRSIHIFDTLLHMGGVYWFCNNLIKELLKETRKEHTLRAVELLYSIFCLDMQQVTLVLLGHILPGLLTDSSKWHSLMDPPGTALAKLAVWCALSSYSSHKGQASSRQKKRHREDIEDYISLFPLDDMQPSKLMRLLSSNEDNANILSSPTDRSMNSSLSASQLHTVNMRDPLNRVLANLFLLISSILGSRTAGPHTQFVQWFMEECVDCLEQGSRGSILQFMPFTTVSELVKVSAMSSPKVVLAITDLSLPLGRQVAAKAIAAL; from the exons ATGGTGTCCTACTCTTCTGTTCTCACAGCTATCAGTAAG TTTGATGACTTTTCCCGAGACCTGTGTATTCAGGCTTTGCTGGATATCATGGACATGTTTTGTGACCAACTGAG CTGTCACGGCAAAGCAGAGGAGTGCATTGGGCTGTGCCGAGCCCTTCTCAGCGCCCTCCACTGGCTGCTGCGCTGCACCGCGGCCTCTGCAGAGCGGCTCCAGGAAGGAGTGGAGGCCGGCACTCCAGCCACTGGGGAGAAGCAGCTTGCCATGTGCCTGCAGCGCCTGGAGAATACCCTCAGCAGCACCAAGAATCGGGCCCTGCTGCACATCGCCAAACTAGAGGAGGCCT CATTGCATAcatcccagggacttgggcagGGTGGCACCCGAGCCAATCAACCAACAG CCTCCTGGACTGCCATTGAGCATTCGCTCTTGAAGCTTGGGGAGATCCTGGCCAATCTCAGCAACCCCCAGCTCCGGAGCCAGGCTGAACAGTGTGGCACACTCATTAGGAG CATCCCCACCATGCTATCTGTGCACTCAGAGCAGCTGCACAAGACTGGCTTTCCCACTGTGCACGCAGTGGTCTTGCTCGAGGGCACCATGAACCTGACCGGTGAGACGCAGCCCATGGTGGAGCAGCTGATGATGGTGAAGCGCATGCAG CATATCCCCACCCCGCTTTTTGTCCTGGAGATCTGGAAAGCCTGCTTTGTGGGGCTTATTGAGTCTCCTGAGGGCACGGAGGAGCTCAAGTGGACGGCTTTCACCTACCTCAAG ATTCCACAGGTTTTGGTGAAGTTGAAGAAATACTGTCATGGGGACAAG GACTTCACTGAGGATGTCAACTGTGCTTTTGAGTTCCTGCTGAAGCTCACACCCTTGCTGGACAAAGCTGACCAGCGCTGCAA CTGTGACTGTACAAACTTCCTCCTCCAAGAATGTAACAAGCAGGGCCTTCTGTCTGAAGCTAATTTCGCCAACCTTGTAGCCAAGCG CTCAGCAGATCGGGAACATGCACCCCAGCAAAAGTCATCAGAAAATGCCAACATCCAGCCTAATCCCGGGCTCATCCTCCGTGCAGAGCCTACTGTCACAAACATTCTCAAG ACGATGGATGCAGACCATTCCAAGTCCCCAGAGGGGCTGCTGGGGGTCCTGGGACACATGCTGTCTGGGAAGAGCCTGGACTTGttgctggctgctgctgctgccactgggAAGCTTAAATCGTTTGCCCGGAAATTCATCAA TTTGAATGAGTTCACCACCCATGGCAGTGGAGAGAGCA CCAAAACAGCCTCAGTTCGTGCCTTGCTCTTTGATATCTCCTTCCTCATGTTGTGCCATGTGGCCCAGACCTATGGCTCAGAG GTGATTCTGTCAGAGTCAAGCACAGGAGCAGAGGTACCCTTCTTTGAGACCTGGATGCAGACCTGCATGCCGGAGGAGGGCAAGATCCTGAACCCTGACCACCCCTGCTTCCGGCCCGACTCCACCAAAGTGGAATCCTTGGTGGCCCTGCTCAACAACTCCTCAGAGATGAAGCTGGT GCAGATGAAGTGGCACGAAGCTTGTCTGAGCATTTCGGCGGCCATCTTGGAAATCCTCAATGCCTGGGAGAATGGAGTACTAGCCTTCGAGTCCATCCAG AAAATCACTGATAATATCAAGGGAAAGGTATGTAGTCTGGCCGTGTGTGCTGTGGCTTGGCTGGTGGCCCATGTCCGGATGCTGGGGCTGGACGAGCGTGAGAAGTCACTGCAGATGATCCGCCAGCTGGCAGGGCCACTGTATAGTGAGAACACCCTGCAGTTCTACAATGAGAG AGTGGTGATTATGAACTCAATCCTGGAGCACATGTGTGCTGATGTGCTACAGCAGACAGCCACTCAGATCAAGTTCCCATCCACGGGGGTGGACACAATGCCCTACTGGAACCTGCTGCCCCCCAAGCGGCCCATCAAGGAGGTGTTAACAGACATCTTTGCCAAGGTGCTGGAAAAGGGCTGGGTGGACAGCCGCTCCATCCACATCTTCGACACCCTGCTGCACATGGGAGGTGTTTACTGGTTCTGCAACAACCTGATTAAG GAGCTGTTGAAGGAGACTCGGAAGGAGCACACGCTGCGGGCAGTGGAGCTGCTCTATTCCATCTTCTGTCTGGACATGCAGCAAGTGACCCTCGTCCTGCTGGGCCACATCCTGCCTGGCCTGCTCACCGACTCCTCCAAGTGGCACAGCCTCATGGATCCCCCCGGCACTGCACTGGCGAA ACTAGCTGTATGGTGTGCCCTGAGTTCCTACTCCTCCCACAAGGGACAGGCATCCTCCCGCCAAAAGAAGAGACACCGGGAAGACATTGAG GATTACATCAGCCTCTTTCCCTTGGACGACATGCAGCCATCAAAGCTGATGCGACTGCTGAGCTCCAATGAGGACAACGCCAACATCCTCTCCAGTCCCA CTGACCGGTCCATGAACAGCTCCCTCTCAGCCTCTCAGCTCCACACAGTCAACATGAGGGACCCTCTGAACCGAGTCCTGG CCAACCTGTTTCTGCTCATTTCCTCCATCCTGGGCTCCCGCACCGCGGGCCCCCACACCCAGTTTGTGCAGTGGTTCATGGAGGAGTGCGTGGACTGCCTGGAGCAGGGCAGTCGGGGCAGCATCCTGCAGTTCATGCCCTTCACCACT GTTTCAGAACTGGTGAAGGTGTCAGCCATGTCCAGCCCCAAGGTGGTTCTGGCCATCACAGACCTCAGCCTTCCTCTGGGCCGCCAGGTGGCTGCCAAAGCCATTGCTGCTCTCTGA